Proteins from one Mugil cephalus isolate CIBA_MC_2020 chromosome 15, CIBA_Mcephalus_1.1, whole genome shotgun sequence genomic window:
- the LOC125021135 gene encoding putative monooxygenase p33MONOX: MSGSGDLPAIEGSGMGGMKLPIGMTRRALSYDDNLEAPMSTPPHDISINTLWRRPVIPERKFSQLAEEDEGGLASQSTVQDNAPSRSPTVVKTKASSVIMNSLITKQTQDSVYKFEQRAGLTDTSYTPHKGLTAEETRHHHRIPESLQKLQIQSMEPREERQSQSSSAQSTPSNTPHSSPKQQRRGWFGSTSSEVSVCSTNSSVDMGGGDMAAGGVAGAVEKWGVFGPRPHVQKSVSDLGSEPTAAAGFALQVYRGAQKPTPMEVMKSQATRLADATAQNVAPPKMEIPSVEGRRQGARPHKLKHRDMNILTPSGF; the protein is encoded by the exons ATGTCTGGTTCTGGCGACCTACCAG CCATTGAAGGCTCCGGGATGGGCGGGATGAAGCTCCCCATCGGGATGACCCGGCGAGCCCTCAGCTACGACGACAACCTGGAGGCCCCCATGTCCACGCCCCCACACGACATCAGCATCAACACCCTGTGGAGACGACCCGTCATACCGGAAAGGAAGTTCTCGCAGCTGGCTGAG gAGGATGAAGGCGGCCTTGCCAGTCAGTCCACAGTGCAGGACAACGCACCCTCCAGGTCGCCGACCGTAGTGAAAACAAAGGCCTCTTCTGTCATCATGAATTCTCTAATCACCA agCAAACTCAGGACAGTGTGTACAAGTTTGAGCAGAGGGCGGGACTCACCGACACCAGCTACACACCCCACAAAGGACTCACCGCTGAggagaccagacaccaccatcGCATTCCCGAATCCCTCCAG AAATTGCAGATCCAGAGCATGGAGCCCAGAGAGGAGCGTCAGAGTCAGAGCTCCTCCGCCCAGTCCACTCCATCCAACACTCCACACAGCTCCCCGAAACAACAGCGCAg gggCTGGTTCGGCAGTACAAGTTCAGAGGTCAGCGTTTGCTCCACCAACAGTAGCGTAGACatgggaggaggagacatggCAGCAGGGGGCGTAGCAGGTGCGGTGGAAAAGTGGGGAGTGTTCGGGCCTCGGCCTCACGTCCAGAAGTCGGTCTCTGACCTGGGATCAGAGCCCACGGCTGCAG cAGGCTTTGCGCTGCAGGTGTACCGCGGTGCCCAGAAGCCGACCCCCATGGAGGTGATGAAGTCGCAGGCGACGCGTCTGGCCGACGCCACCGCTCAGAACGTGGCCCCGCCCAAGATGGAGATCCCCTCCGTGGAGGGCCGACGGCAGGGGGCGCGCCCGCACAAGCTCAAACACCGAGACATGAACATCCTGACGCCCTCCGGCTTCTGA
- the LOC125021134 gene encoding rho GTPase-activating protein 24-like isoform X2, with the protein MGLSCFKSWKHDSTGHKGNRDVLASPGSYFFLSNSAGQGDEWLKSLNKGVWIPFTGVFGQRLEETVLYERRYGMRLVPLVVEQCVTFIRDRGLHEVGLFRQPGQASLVKELQQAFDSGERPSFDSTDVHTVASLLKLYLRQLPEPLVPYSHYQDFLLCSQKLSRDRTLGLGELRTLLHELPVANFNLLNFICQFLNEVQSYSSRNKMSVQNLATVFGPNILRAKAEDPQSIVGGAALVQVLMLELIREHESLFAKFPPPVYTRPPGGSHASQSPLRQPHLHPVPCLRQLSLPLITESCTEPGQPAADAEDSGCAYAAAAAKSDLSSGQKKKHLGHRYTSSHPENCFYPLPSSSQPVQHHSDRHNADYRRYPSGHALSSADVQSSTTSLQLQDPLARSALTGRAKASPSLGESGSGFWRWGGAREGGAVPETASGGSSEGQEDSSPPSAYDNLDRVSLHQRLEDVTGGEFEADSPGSHVGTCEAEVEPREQGRERRDSSSSWSSCEVLPQDENTDDAEAGSPSVSPKRPKRFPSNEAAGHENDDKDNNNDGDDEERDNNDVHHPNSPASCSVLSDSFLSTGSSEVFLPSGPPDLQEPEPEPQPQPRDAHSLLGELQQQMAQQKAEYQARIQRLERCNDVLERQVAVLRVSLEQQKRSQSVAEVKIRNMERAKADADRRNSTLQREMEMFFQMYGEIKRRGGGGGGRGGGSI; encoded by the exons ATGGGACTCAGCTGCTTCAAGTCCTGGAAACATGACAGTACAGGCCACAAAG GTAACAGAGACGTGCTGGCCAGCCCTGGCTCCTACTTCTTCCTATCCAACAGCGCCGGTCAGGGCGATGAGTGGTTGAAGAGTCTTAACAAAGGAGTCTGGATCCCTttcacag GCGTATTTGGTCAGCGTCTGGAGGAGACGGTGCTGTATGAGCGACGCTATGGGATGCGCTTGGTTCCTCTGGTGGTGGAGCAGTGTGTGACCTTCATCCGGGACCGTGGCCTGCATGAGGTGGGCTTGTTTCGCCAGCCAGGACAGGCCAGTTTGGTGAAAGAGCTGCAACAGGCTTTTGATTCGGGAGAGAGACCATCCTTTGATAG CACAGACGTCCACACGGTGGCATCACTGCTGAAGCTCTACCTCAGACAGCTGCCAGAGCCTCTGGTTCCTTACAGCCACTATCAGGACTTCCTGCTCTGCAGCCAGAAGCTGTCACGGGACCGCACACTG GGTTTGGGGGAGTTGAGGACTCTTCTTCACGAGTTACCGGTTGCAAACTTCAACCTACTCAACTTCATCTGCCA gtttctgaatgaggtccagTCTTACTCCAGCAGAAACAAGATGAGCGTCCAGAACTTGGCTACTGTGTTCGGGCCAAATATCCTTCGAGCGAAAGCTGAAGACCCACAAAGCATTGTGGGAG GTGCAGCCCTGGTCCAGGTGCTGATGTTGGAGCTAATCCGAGAGCACGAGTCTCTCTTTGCCAAATTCCCTCCGCCCGTCTACACCCGTCCGCCGGGAGGCTCACACGCATCACAGAGCCCTCTGAGGCAGCCTCATCTCCACCCGGTGCCTTGCCTTCGCCAGCTGTCTCTGCCTCTCATCACGGAGAGTTGCACAGAGCCAGGACAGCCTGCTGCAGACGCAGAGGACTCCGG CTGTGCctacgccgccgccgccgccaaaTCCGATTTGTCCTCTggtcagaagaagaaacatctcGGCCATCGCTACACCTCCTCCCACCCGGAGAACTGCTTCTACCCCCTGCCCTCCTCCAGTCAGCCCGTCCAGCACCACTCTGACAGACACAACGCAGATTACCGCCGGTATCCCTCCGGCCACGCTCTGTCCTCTGCGGATGTCCAGTCCTCCACAACTAGCCTCCAGCTGCAGGACCCACTGGCGAGATCAGCGCTCACCGGCCGGGCTAAGGCGTCTCCAAGCCTGGGAGAGTCGGGGAGCGGTTTTTGGAGGTGGGGCGGTGCGCGGGAAGGTGGTGCCGTGCCAGAAACGGCCAGTGGAGGCAGCAGTGAGGGCCAGGAGGATAGCAGTCCTCCTTCTGCCTACGACAACCTGGACAGAGTGTCTCTGCATCAGAGGTTGGAGGATGTCACCGGCGGAGAGTTTGAAGCTGACTCTCCGGGAAGCCATGTTGGAACTTGTGAAGCAGAGGTGGAGCCACGGGAacaggggagagagagaagagactcTTCCTCTTCATGGTCTTCCTGTGAGGTTTTACCACAGGATGAGAACACCGATGACGCAGAAGCAGGTAGTCCCAGCGTGTCACCAAAGAGACCTAAAAGGTTCCCATCAAATGAGGCGGCAGGGCATGAAAACGATGATAAAGACAACAAcaatgatggtgatgatgaagaacGTGACAATAATGACGTCCACCACCCCAACTCCCCAGCTTCCTGTTCTGTACTCAGCGACAGCTTTCTCAGTACTGGCAGTTCGGAGGTGTTCCTCCCCTCCGGTCCTCCGGATCTCCaggaacctgaacctgaacctcaGCCACAGCCCAGAGATGCTCACTCTCTCCTgggagagctgcagcagcagatggcCCAGCAGAAGGCCGAATACCAGGCCAGGATACAGAG GTTGGAGCGCTGCAACGACGTCCTGGAGCGGCAGGTCGCTGTGCTGCGGGTCAGCCTGGAGCAGCAGAAGCGCAGCCAAAGCGTCGCCGAGGTCAAGATCCGCAACATGGAGCGAGCCAAAGCCGACGCCGACCGCCGCAACAGCACgctgcagagagagatggagatgtTCTTCCAGATGTACGGGGAGATCAAAAGAAGGggcgggggtgggggaggaaggggaggaggaagcatCTGA
- the LOC125021134 gene encoding rho GTPase-activating protein 24-like isoform X1, which translates to MGLSCFKSWKHDSTGHKGNRDVLASPGSYFFLSNSAGQGDEWLKSLNKGVWIPFTGVFGQRLEETVLYERRYGMRLVPLVVEQCVTFIRDRGLHEVGLFRQPGQASLVKELQQAFDSGERPSFDSSTDVHTVASLLKLYLRQLPEPLVPYSHYQDFLLCSQKLSRDRTLGLGELRTLLHELPVANFNLLNFICQFLNEVQSYSSRNKMSVQNLATVFGPNILRAKAEDPQSIVGGAALVQVLMLELIREHESLFAKFPPPVYTRPPGGSHASQSPLRQPHLHPVPCLRQLSLPLITESCTEPGQPAADAEDSGCAYAAAAAKSDLSSGQKKKHLGHRYTSSHPENCFYPLPSSSQPVQHHSDRHNADYRRYPSGHALSSADVQSSTTSLQLQDPLARSALTGRAKASPSLGESGSGFWRWGGAREGGAVPETASGGSSEGQEDSSPPSAYDNLDRVSLHQRLEDVTGGEFEADSPGSHVGTCEAEVEPREQGRERRDSSSSWSSCEVLPQDENTDDAEAGSPSVSPKRPKRFPSNEAAGHENDDKDNNNDGDDEERDNNDVHHPNSPASCSVLSDSFLSTGSSEVFLPSGPPDLQEPEPEPQPQPRDAHSLLGELQQQMAQQKAEYQARIQRLERCNDVLERQVAVLRVSLEQQKRSQSVAEVKIRNMERAKADADRRNSTLQREMEMFFQMYGEIKRRGGGGGGRGGGSI; encoded by the exons ATGGGACTCAGCTGCTTCAAGTCCTGGAAACATGACAGTACAGGCCACAAAG GTAACAGAGACGTGCTGGCCAGCCCTGGCTCCTACTTCTTCCTATCCAACAGCGCCGGTCAGGGCGATGAGTGGTTGAAGAGTCTTAACAAAGGAGTCTGGATCCCTttcacag GCGTATTTGGTCAGCGTCTGGAGGAGACGGTGCTGTATGAGCGACGCTATGGGATGCGCTTGGTTCCTCTGGTGGTGGAGCAGTGTGTGACCTTCATCCGGGACCGTGGCCTGCATGAGGTGGGCTTGTTTCGCCAGCCAGGACAGGCCAGTTTGGTGAAAGAGCTGCAACAGGCTTTTGATTCGGGAGAGAGACCATCCTTTGATAG TAGCACAGACGTCCACACGGTGGCATCACTGCTGAAGCTCTACCTCAGACAGCTGCCAGAGCCTCTGGTTCCTTACAGCCACTATCAGGACTTCCTGCTCTGCAGCCAGAAGCTGTCACGGGACCGCACACTG GGTTTGGGGGAGTTGAGGACTCTTCTTCACGAGTTACCGGTTGCAAACTTCAACCTACTCAACTTCATCTGCCA gtttctgaatgaggtccagTCTTACTCCAGCAGAAACAAGATGAGCGTCCAGAACTTGGCTACTGTGTTCGGGCCAAATATCCTTCGAGCGAAAGCTGAAGACCCACAAAGCATTGTGGGAG GTGCAGCCCTGGTCCAGGTGCTGATGTTGGAGCTAATCCGAGAGCACGAGTCTCTCTTTGCCAAATTCCCTCCGCCCGTCTACACCCGTCCGCCGGGAGGCTCACACGCATCACAGAGCCCTCTGAGGCAGCCTCATCTCCACCCGGTGCCTTGCCTTCGCCAGCTGTCTCTGCCTCTCATCACGGAGAGTTGCACAGAGCCAGGACAGCCTGCTGCAGACGCAGAGGACTCCGG CTGTGCctacgccgccgccgccgccaaaTCCGATTTGTCCTCTggtcagaagaagaaacatctcGGCCATCGCTACACCTCCTCCCACCCGGAGAACTGCTTCTACCCCCTGCCCTCCTCCAGTCAGCCCGTCCAGCACCACTCTGACAGACACAACGCAGATTACCGCCGGTATCCCTCCGGCCACGCTCTGTCCTCTGCGGATGTCCAGTCCTCCACAACTAGCCTCCAGCTGCAGGACCCACTGGCGAGATCAGCGCTCACCGGCCGGGCTAAGGCGTCTCCAAGCCTGGGAGAGTCGGGGAGCGGTTTTTGGAGGTGGGGCGGTGCGCGGGAAGGTGGTGCCGTGCCAGAAACGGCCAGTGGAGGCAGCAGTGAGGGCCAGGAGGATAGCAGTCCTCCTTCTGCCTACGACAACCTGGACAGAGTGTCTCTGCATCAGAGGTTGGAGGATGTCACCGGCGGAGAGTTTGAAGCTGACTCTCCGGGAAGCCATGTTGGAACTTGTGAAGCAGAGGTGGAGCCACGGGAacaggggagagagagaagagactcTTCCTCTTCATGGTCTTCCTGTGAGGTTTTACCACAGGATGAGAACACCGATGACGCAGAAGCAGGTAGTCCCAGCGTGTCACCAAAGAGACCTAAAAGGTTCCCATCAAATGAGGCGGCAGGGCATGAAAACGATGATAAAGACAACAAcaatgatggtgatgatgaagaacGTGACAATAATGACGTCCACCACCCCAACTCCCCAGCTTCCTGTTCTGTACTCAGCGACAGCTTTCTCAGTACTGGCAGTTCGGAGGTGTTCCTCCCCTCCGGTCCTCCGGATCTCCaggaacctgaacctgaacctcaGCCACAGCCCAGAGATGCTCACTCTCTCCTgggagagctgcagcagcagatggcCCAGCAGAAGGCCGAATACCAGGCCAGGATACAGAG GTTGGAGCGCTGCAACGACGTCCTGGAGCGGCAGGTCGCTGTGCTGCGGGTCAGCCTGGAGCAGCAGAAGCGCAGCCAAAGCGTCGCCGAGGTCAAGATCCGCAACATGGAGCGAGCCAAAGCCGACGCCGACCGCCGCAACAGCACgctgcagagagagatggagatgtTCTTCCAGATGTACGGGGAGATCAAAAGAAGGggcgggggtgggggaggaaggggaggaggaagcatCTGA